In Marisediminicola antarctica, one DNA window encodes the following:
- a CDS encoding alkaline phosphatase PhoX, which produces MRNRFATSAAAGVISAGVLVGVGLAPAAYAAGGPMGFDPIDGTPYGSATADWTEPFVIPAGFTQSLVADETTLDIYPGGVDDLTDMNTVNETGRHAGRYLYRTHEVGANGSLSVVDLKTGDAKVIAQDADWNRLDGIRWTPWGTILFAEETTGGRVFEAILDPSDPTVVLEVIERTEVGVMRHEGIEALADGTVFVIDELNGGSIYKFEPTTRGDLSDGQLYALKLTGLADDAQVWNQSTFNDKVGAFDWVALDMDAVVADTDAAADDVGATEFGRPEDVEVIGSTLYVANTSEDRVIAIDLNTQVLTSFVQAGLNVPVENAAAGVTGFNNPDNLAQGPDGSLWMVEDNYLSDVWVAGRDAGNDGTADAVEQFASIKDTGAEISGIYFGKDPKTLFLNVQHPTKALADGTWAITRR; this is translated from the coding sequence ATGCGAAATCGATTCGCAACCTCAGCCGCAGCCGGCGTCATCTCCGCCGGTGTTCTCGTCGGCGTCGGCCTCGCCCCCGCCGCCTATGCCGCCGGCGGCCCGATGGGCTTCGATCCCATCGACGGCACCCCGTACGGCTCGGCGACCGCCGACTGGACCGAGCCCTTCGTCATCCCAGCAGGCTTCACCCAGTCCCTCGTCGCCGACGAGACAACTCTCGACATCTACCCCGGCGGGGTCGACGACCTCACCGACATGAACACTGTCAATGAGACCGGGCGCCACGCCGGTCGATACCTGTACCGCACCCACGAGGTTGGCGCGAACGGGTCGCTCTCGGTCGTCGACCTCAAGACAGGCGACGCCAAGGTGATCGCGCAGGATGCGGACTGGAACCGACTCGACGGCATCCGATGGACGCCCTGGGGCACCATCCTCTTCGCCGAGGAGACGACAGGTGGACGCGTCTTCGAGGCGATCCTCGACCCCTCCGACCCGACCGTGGTGCTCGAGGTCATCGAGCGCACCGAGGTCGGAGTCATGCGTCACGAGGGCATCGAAGCACTCGCCGACGGCACGGTCTTCGTCATCGACGAGCTCAACGGCGGCTCAATCTACAAGTTCGAACCCACCACCCGCGGTGATCTGTCCGACGGGCAGCTCTACGCCCTGAAACTCACCGGGCTCGCCGATGACGCACAGGTCTGGAATCAGTCCACGTTCAACGACAAGGTCGGTGCGTTCGATTGGGTCGCTCTAGACATGGACGCGGTCGTCGCCGACACCGACGCCGCGGCTGACGATGTCGGCGCGACCGAGTTCGGCCGCCCCGAAGACGTCGAGGTGATCGGCAGCACCCTCTACGTCGCGAACACCTCGGAGGACCGCGTGATCGCGATCGACCTCAACACGCAGGTGCTGACGTCGTTCGTTCAGGCCGGCCTCAACGTTCCCGTCGAGAACGCGGCGGCAGGCGTCACGGGCTTCAACAACCCCGACAACCTCGCCCAGGGGCCCGATGGCTCGCTCTGGATGGTGGAGGACAACTACCTCTCCGACGTCTGGGTAGCCGGACGGGATGCTGGCAACGACGGCACCGCCGACGCCGTCGAGCAATTCGCCTCGATCAAGGACACGGGCGCCGAGATCAGCGGAATCTACTTCGGCAAGGACCCGAAGACGCTGTTCCTGAACGTGCAGCACCCGACCAAGGCACTCGCCGACGGCACCTGGGCGATCACGCGCCGCTAG
- a CDS encoding SOUL family heme-binding protein — protein sequence MTEQQPYLVLRTEPGFELRRYPAHMVAEVTVSAGFDDAGNRAFRYLFGYITGENRSHSTLSMTSPVVQKSASEEIAMTAPVMQSAADAGSYTVAFVLPEMITADTAPEPVRPEVSVRLVPESLSAATKYSGRWTQSSYQKHCADLMAGVAAAGMKPIGEPRFARFDPPYKPWFLRRNEVLVDVADGAVPDGAVPDGTAPGDNEAGR from the coding sequence ATGACCGAGCAGCAGCCGTACCTCGTGCTTCGCACCGAACCTGGCTTCGAGCTGCGCCGCTACCCCGCGCACATGGTTGCCGAGGTCACCGTGAGCGCCGGGTTCGACGACGCGGGCAACCGCGCCTTCCGTTACCTGTTCGGCTACATCACGGGCGAGAACCGGTCACACAGCACGCTCTCAATGACGTCGCCGGTGGTGCAGAAATCCGCCTCGGAGGAGATCGCGATGACCGCGCCGGTAATGCAGAGCGCGGCGGATGCCGGCTCCTACACTGTCGCGTTCGTGCTCCCCGAGATGATCACCGCCGACACCGCCCCGGAACCGGTGCGACCCGAAGTGAGCGTTCGCCTGGTTCCGGAAAGTCTCAGCGCCGCGACCAAGTACTCGGGTCGGTGGACGCAGTCCTCCTATCAGAAGCACTGCGCCGACCTCATGGCGGGGGTGGCGGCGGCGGGGATGAAACCGATCGGCGAGCCTCGGTTCGCGCGCTTCGACCCGCCATACAAGCCGTGGTTTCTGCGCCGCAATGAGGTTCTCGTCGACGTTGCCGATGGCGCGGTGCCCGATGGCGCGGTGCCCGATGGCACCGCGCCCGGAGACAATGAGGCTGGTCGCTAG
- a CDS encoding iron-sulfur cluster biosynthesis family protein produces the protein MTLTLTEQASTVVKAISAQATESESGGLRIAVDGDAADFSISVVPAAEPSDTLVENDGARVFLDPSAAEALSEAVLDADVEDDGAVRFSVGTAS, from the coding sequence GTGACTCTGACACTTACCGAACAGGCGAGCACCGTCGTCAAGGCCATCTCGGCGCAAGCCACCGAGTCCGAATCCGGCGGCCTTCGCATTGCCGTCGATGGCGATGCGGCCGATTTCAGCATCTCGGTTGTTCCGGCCGCCGAGCCGAGCGACACCCTCGTGGAGAACGACGGGGCCCGTGTCTTCCTCGACCCCAGTGCGGCTGAGGCGCTGTCCGAGGCCGTTCTGGATGCCGACGTCGAGGACGACGGCGCCGTGCGCTTCTCGGTCGGCACCGCCTCCTAG
- a CDS encoding 2,3-butanediol dehydrogenase, whose translation MKAARYYAKNDIRIEQIDAPKLRPGTVAIDVAWCGICGTDLHEYLDGPIFIPAPGHPHPISGEEAPVTMGHEFSGTITALGEGVTDLEVGQNVVVEPYIVGPDVSTGPGESYQLSENMNFIGLGGYGGGLSEKVVVERRWVHPIGDIPLDVAALIEPLSVGHHAFVRSGAKAGDTALIGGAGPIGLLLAAVLKAEGLTVFISELSQARKEKATSTGVADHVLDPSEVDVAAKVRELTGGAGVDIGFECSSVNVVLDTLLDAVRPGGVIVNVSIWGHPASVDMQKLVLKEIDLRGTIAYANDHPATIKLVQEGKVDLAPFITGKIALEDLVSKGFDTLINHNDTQVKILVHP comes from the coding sequence ATGAAAGCCGCTCGCTACTACGCCAAGAACGACATCCGCATCGAGCAGATCGATGCCCCGAAGCTCCGCCCCGGCACCGTTGCGATCGACGTGGCCTGGTGCGGCATCTGCGGCACCGACCTCCACGAGTACCTCGACGGACCCATCTTCATCCCCGCGCCGGGGCATCCGCACCCCATCTCCGGCGAGGAGGCCCCCGTCACCATGGGGCACGAGTTCTCGGGCACCATTACCGCCCTCGGCGAGGGCGTGACCGACCTCGAGGTCGGACAGAATGTTGTGGTCGAGCCCTACATTGTCGGCCCCGACGTCTCCACGGGACCCGGCGAGAGCTACCAGCTCTCAGAGAACATGAACTTCATCGGCCTCGGCGGCTACGGCGGCGGGCTCAGCGAGAAGGTGGTCGTCGAGCGCCGATGGGTGCACCCGATCGGCGACATCCCACTCGACGTCGCCGCGCTCATCGAGCCCCTCTCCGTCGGACACCACGCGTTCGTGCGCAGCGGAGCGAAGGCCGGCGACACCGCCCTCATCGGCGGAGCGGGCCCGATCGGCCTCCTCCTCGCCGCGGTGCTCAAGGCGGAGGGGCTCACCGTCTTCATCTCCGAGCTCAGCCAGGCGCGCAAGGAGAAGGCGACAAGCACCGGGGTCGCCGACCACGTTCTCGACCCGAGCGAAGTGGATGTCGCGGCGAAGGTCCGCGAGCTCACGGGCGGCGCCGGCGTCGACATCGGCTTCGAGTGCTCGAGCGTGAATGTTGTGCTCGACACCCTGCTCGACGCGGTTCGGCCCGGCGGGGTGATCGTCAACGTGTCGATCTGGGGTCACCCGGCCTCCGTCGACATGCAGAAGCTTGTGCTGAAGGAAATCGACCTGCGCGGCACCATCGCCTACGCCAACGACCACCCGGCGACGATCAAGCTGGTTCAGGAGGGCAAGGTCGACCTGGCACCGTTCATCACCGGCAAGATCGCCCTCGAGGACCTCGTCAGCAAGGGATTCGACACGCTGATCAACCACAACGACACGCAGGTGAAGATCCTCGTTCACCCGTAA